One Camelina sativa cultivar DH55 chromosome 3, Cs, whole genome shotgun sequence genomic window carries:
- the LOC104776215 gene encoding DEAD-box ATP-dependent RNA helicase 42-like isoform X1 yields the protein MGEEKSKYRSEDMDLEEEEDDLKMNRRDRDRSKERKKDKGSEKRREKDRRKRRSERVKSSDSEDDYGRDDDDDEEREKRKEKERERRRRDKERAKRRSERRKSSDSDEDDEEDDERDNKRRSKERERGHREHERDRGKDRKRDRDREREERKEKEREREKDRERREREREEREKERVKERERREREDVERDRREREKERGSRRNRERERSREVGNEESDDDVKRDLKRRRRDSGERKEKEREKSVGRSSRHADGNGDSPRRKSVEEDGEKKEKKTREEELEDEQKKLDEEVEKRRRRVQEWQELKRKKEEAESDSKGDADGKEPKAGKAWTLDGESDDEGHPDEKSDTEMDIDGDTNPENGGDAKMVDLENETATTVPESGGDGAADEEEIDPLDAFMNTMVLPEVEKLSNSAPPPAVNDGIVDSKMNGESGDQPKRGFNKALGRIIQGEDSDSDYSEPKDDDDPSLDEDDEEFMKRVKKTKAEKLSLVDHSKIEYEPFRKNFYIEVKDISRMTQEEVNAYRKELELKVHGKDVPRPIKSWHQTGLTTKILDTMRKLNYEKPMPIQTQALPIIMSGRDCIGVAKTGSGKTLGFVLPMLRHIKDQPPVDAGEGPIGLVMAPTRELVQQIHSDIRKFSKPLGIRCVPVYGGSGVAQQISELKRGTEIVVCTPGRMIDILCTSSGKITNLRRVTFLVMDEADRMFDMGFEPQITRIIQNIRPERQTVLFSATFPRQVEALARKVLNKPVEIQVGGRSVVNKDITQLVEVRPESDRFFRLLELLGEWYEKGKILIFVQSQEKCDALFKDMIKQGYPCLSLHGGKDQTDRESTISDFKSNVCNLLIATSVAARGLDVKELELVVNFDAPNHYEDYVHRVGRTGRAGRKGCAVTFISEDDAKYAPDLVKALELSEQPVPADLKAIADGFMAKVKQGIEQAHGTGYGGSGFKFNEEEEEVRKAAKKAQAKEYGFEEDKSDSEDENDVVRKAGGGEISQQQATFAQIAAIAAAAKAAIPVNVPVTANQLLPNGGGLHAVPGVLPLNTVPSHPSDGAGRAAAMVAAMNLQHNLAKIQADAMPEHYEAELEINDFPQNARWKVTHKETLGPISEWTGAAITTRGQFYPQGRIPGPGERKLYLFIEGPSEKSVKTAKVELKRVLEDITNQAMSLPGGAQPGRYSVI from the exons ATGGGGGAAGAGAAATCTAAGTACAGGAGCGAAGATATGGAtttagaggaggaggaggatgatttgAAGATGAATCGGCGAGATCGTGATCGGAGTAAGGAGCGGAAGAAGGATAAGGGTTCGGAGAAGCGCCGGGAGAAGGATAGACGGAAGAGACGGTCTGAGAGAGTTAAGAGTAGTGATTCTGAAGATGATTACggtagagatgatgatgatgatgaagagagggAGAAGCGTAAAGAGAAGGAGAGGGAGCGGAGACGGAGGGATAAGGAGAGGGCTAAGAGACGGTCTGAGAGAAGGAAGAGTAGTGATTCTGAtgaggacgatgaagaagatgatgagagggATAATAAACGCAGATCcaaggagagggagagaggacaTCGAGAACATGAGAGAGATAGAGGCAAAGATCGTAAAAgggatagagatagagagagggaggagagaaaggagaaggaaagagaaagggagaaggatagagagagaagggaaCGGGAACGAGAAGAGCGggagaaggagagagtgaaagaaagagagaggcgGGAACGGGAAGATGTTGAGAGGGATAGGAGAGAGCGTGAGAAAGAAAGGGGTAGTAGGAGGAACCGGGAAAGGGAAAGGTCACGAGAGGTTGGCAATgaagagagtgatgatgatgtcaaGCGTGACTTGAAGCGTAGAAGAAGAGATAGCGGAGAACGGAAGGAGAAAGAGCGTGAAAAGAGTGTTGGTAGATCCAGCAGGCATGCAGATGGCAACGGAGATAGTCCAAGGAGAAAGAGTGTCGAGGAGGAtggtgaaaagaaagagaagaaaacccgAGAAGAAGAACTAGAGGATGAGCAGAAGAAGCTGGATGAGGAGGTGGAAAAACGGAGGAGAAGAGTTCAGGAGTGGCAAgaattgaagagaaaaaaggaGGAAGCTGAAAGTGATAGTAAGGGTGATGCAGATGGTAAAGAGCCCAAGGCCGGTAAGGCTTGGACTCTTGATGGAGAATCTGATGATGAAGGCCATCCGGATGAAAAATCAGATACAGAAATGGATATTGATGGGGACACTAATCCTGAAAATGGTGGAGATGCCAAGATGGTAGACTTGGAGAATGAGACAGCTACTACTGTCCCTGAGAGTGGAGGTGACGGAGCTGCAGACGAAGAGGAGATTGATCCTTTAGATGCTTTTATGAATACTATGGTATTACCAGAGGTTGAGAAGCTTAGCAATAGTGCTCCTCCCCCAGCAGTGAATGATGGTATTGTGGATTCTAAAATGAATGGGGAAAGTGGTGACCAGCCAAAGAGAGGTTTTAATAAGGCCCTGGGTAGGATAATTCAAGGTgaagattctgattctgattatTCAGAACcaaaggatgatgatgatccaagTTTAGATGAAGACGATGAGGAGTTCATGAAGAGAGTAAAGAAGACAAAAGCAGAGAAATTGTCCCTTGTTGACCATTCAAAAATAGAGTATGAACCTTTCCGGAAGAACTTCTATATCGAAGTGAAGGATATATCTAGGATGACACAAGAAGAAGTTAACGCTTACAGAAAGGAATTGGAGCTGAAAGTTCATGGAAAAGATGTTCCAAGACCCATTAAGTCTTGGCACCAGACTGGGCTAACCACCAAAATTTTGGATACTATGAGGAAGCTTAATTATGAAAAGCCAATGCCTATTCAAACACAAGCACTCCCTATCATCATGAGTGGTCGAGACTGCATTGGGGTTGCAAAAACCGGTTCAGGTAAAACCCTTGGTTTTGTTTTGCCAATGCTGAG GCATATCAAAGATCAGCCTCCCGTTGATGCTGGCGAAGGGCCAATTGGGCTTGTAATGGCACCTACAAGGGAGCTTGTTCAGCAGATTCACAGTGATATCAGAAAGTTTTCTAAGCCATTGGGTATAAGATGTGTACCTGTCTATGGAGGATCAGGAGTTGCCCAGCAAATTAGTGAGCTTAAGCGAGGTACTGAGATTGTTGTGTGCACTCCGGGCAGAATGATTGATATCCTTTGTACAAGCAGTGGGAAAATCACTAATCTGCGAAGGGTCACATTCTTAGTAATGGATGAAGCTGATCGTATGTTTGACATGGGTTTTGAGCCCCAAATTACTCGTATTATTCAGAACATTCGACCTGAACGTCAAACTGTGCTCTTTTCTGCCACTTTTCCTCGCCAAGTTGAAGCCTTGGCACGTAAAGTTTTAAACAAGCCTGTAGAAATTCAGGTTGGTGGAAGGAGTGTTGTGAATAAAGATATAACTCAGTTAGTTGAAGTCAGACCGGAGAGTGATAGGTTCTTTAGACTTCTGGAACTTCTTGGGGAATGGTATGAGAAAGGAAAAATTCTGATCTTCGTGCAGTCGCAGGAAAAGTGTGATGCCTTGTTTAAGGATATGATTAAACAAGGTTATCCTTGTCTATCTCTTCACGGGGGTAAGGATCAGACTGATCGTGAATCAACTATATCTGATTTTAAGAGCAATGTCTGTAATTTGTTGATTGCCACAAGTGTTGCGGCTAGGGGTCTAGATGTGAAAGAGCTCGAGTTGGTTGTGAACTTTGATGCACCGAACCACTATGAAGACTATGTACATCGCGTTGGCAGGACAGGCAGGGCAGGGCGGAAAGGCTGCGCTGTGACATTTATCTCTGAGGATGATGCGAAATATGCACCAGATTTGGTCAAGGCCCTGGAACTTTCTGAGCAGCCAGTGCCTGCTGATCTGAAAGCAATTGCTGATGGTTTCATGGCGAAAGTGAAACAGGGTATTGAGCAAGCTCATGGAACTGGCTATGGTGGTAGTGGCTTTAAATTCaacgaagaggaggaagaagttaGGAAAGCAGCAAAGAAAGCACAAGCGAAGGAGTATGGCTTTGAGGAAGACAAGTCTGACTCAGAAGATGAGAATGATGTTGTAAGAAAGGCAGGTGGTGGTGAGATTTCACAGCAGCAGGCTACTTTTGCTCAGATAGCCGCCATTGCTGCTGCTGCGAAAGCTGCTATTCCCGTGAATGTTCCTGTGACCGCTAACCAGTTACTGCCAAATGGTGGCGGGCTTCACGCCGTGCCAGGTGTCCTTCCACTTAATACTGTTCCTAGCCATCCTAGTGATGGGGCAGGCCGTGCTGCAGCCATGGTTGCTGCCATGAATTTGCAACATAACCTAGCAAAGATTCAAGCTGATGCAATGCCTGAACACTATGAAGCAGAACTCGAAATCAATGATTTCCCACAGAATGCTCGCTGGAAGGTCACCCACAAAGAAACTTTGGGTCCAATATCAGAGTGGACTGGAGCCGCCATTACCACTAGAGGTCAGTTTTATCCGCAAGGACGAATCCCTGGACCTGGGGAACGCAAACTCTACTTGTTCATTGAAGGGCCTTCTGAAAAATCTGTTAAGACAGCAAAAGTTGAACTCAAGCGTGTTCTTGAAGACATTACAAATCAGGCCATGTCACTTCCTGGAGGAGCACAACCCGGCAGATACTCGGTGATATAA
- the LOC104776215 gene encoding DEAD-box ATP-dependent RNA helicase 42-like isoform X3 has translation MGEEKSKYRSEDMDLEEEEDDLKMNRRDRDRSKERKKDKGSEKRREKDRRKRRSERVKSSDSEDDYGRDDDDDEEREKRKEKERERRRRDKERAKRRSERRKSSDSDEDDEEDDERDNKRRSKERERGHREHERDRGKDRKRDRDREREERKEKEREREKDRERREREREEREKERVKERERREREDVERDRREREKERGSRRNRERERSREVGNEESDDDVKRDLKRRRRDSGERKEKEREKSVGRSSRHADGNGDSPRRKSVEEDGEKKEKKTREEELEDEQKKLDEEVEKRRRRVQEWQELKRKKEEAESDSKGDADGKEPKAGKAWTLDGESDDEGHPDEKSDTEMDIDGDTNPENGGDAKMVDLENETATTVPESGGDGAADEEEIDPLDAFMNTMVLPEVEKLSNSAPPPAVNDGIVDSKMNGESGDQPKRGFNKALGRIIQGEDSDSDYSEPKDDDDPSLDEDDEEFMKRVKKTKAEKLSLVDHSKIEYEPFRKNFYIEVKDISRMTQEEVNAYRKELELKVHGKDVPRPIKSWHQTGLTTKILDTMRKLNYEKPMPIQTQALPIIMSGRDCIGVAKTGSGKTLGFVLPMLRHIKDQPPVDAGEGPIGLVMAPTRELVQQIHSDIRKFSKPLGIRCVPVYGGSGVAQQISELKRGTEIVVCTPGRMIDILCTSSGKITNLRRVTFLVMDEADRMFDMGFEPQITRIIQNIRPERQTVLFSATFPRQVESLARKVLNKPVEIQVGGRSVVNKDITQLVEVRPESDRFFRLLELLGEWYEKGKILIFVQSQEKCDALFKDMIKQGYPCLSLHGGKDQTDRESTISDFKSNVCNLLIATSVAARGLDVKELELVVNFDAPNHYEDYVHRVGRTGRAGRKGCAVTFISEDDAKYAPDLVKALELSEQPVPADLKAIADGFMAKVKQGIEQAHGTGYGGSGFKFNEEEEEVRKAAKKAQAKEYGFEEDKSDSEDENDVVRKAGGGEISQQQATFAQIAAIAAAAKAAAAIPVNVPVTANQLLPNGGGLHAVPGVLPLNTVPSHPSDGAGRAAAMVAAMNLQHNLAKIQADAMPEHYEAELEINDFPQNARWKVTHKETLGPISEWTGAAITTRGQFYPQGRIPGPGERKLYLFIEGPSEKSVKTAKVELKRVLEDITNQAMSLPGGAQPGRYSVI, from the exons ATGGGGGAAGAGAAATCTAAGTACAGGAGCGAAGATATGGAtttagaggaggaggaggatgatttgAAGATGAATCGGCGAGATCGTGATCGGAGTAAGGAGCGGAAGAAGGATAAGGGTTCGGAGAAGCGCCGGGAGAAGGATAGACGGAAGAGACGGTCTGAGAGAGTTAAGAGTAGTGATTCTGAAGATGATTACggtagagatgatgatgatgatgaagagagggAGAAGCGTAAAGAGAAGGAGAGGGAGCGGAGACGGAGGGATAAGGAGAGGGCTAAGAGACGGTCTGAGAGAAGGAAGAGTAGTGATTCTGAtgaggacgatgaagaagatgatgagagggATAATAAACGCAGATCcaaggagagggagagaggacaTCGAGAACATGAGAGAGATAGAGGCAAAGATCGTAAAAgggatagagatagagagagggaggagagaaaggagaaggaaagagaaagggagaaggatagagagagaagggaaCGGGAACGAGAAGAGCGggagaaggagagagtgaaagaaagagagaggcgGGAACGGGAAGATGTTGAGAGGGATAGGAGAGAGCGTGAGAAAGAAAGGGGTAGTAGGAGGAACCGGGAAAGGGAAAGGTCACGAGAGGTTGGCAATgaagagagtgatgatgatgtcaaGCGTGACTTGAAGCGTAGAAGAAGAGATAGCGGAGAACGGAAGGAGAAAGAGCGTGAAAAGAGTGTTGGTAGATCCAGCAGGCATGCAGATGGCAACGGAGATAGTCCAAGGAGAAAGAGTGTCGAGGAGGAtggtgaaaagaaagagaagaaaacccgAGAAGAAGAACTAGAGGATGAGCAGAAGAAGCTGGATGAGGAGGTGGAAAAACGGAGGAGAAGAGTTCAGGAGTGGCAAgaattgaagagaaaaaaggaGGAAGCTGAAAGTGATAGTAAGGGTGATGCAGATGGTAAAGAGCCCAAGGCCGGTAAGGCTTGGACTCTTGATGGAGAATCTGATGATGAAGGCCATCCGGATGAAAAATCAGATACAGAAATGGATATTGATGGGGACACTAATCCTGAAAATGGTGGAGATGCCAAGATGGTAGACTTGGAGAATGAGACAGCTACTACTGTCCCTGAGAGTGGAGGTGACGGAGCTGCAGACGAAGAGGAGATTGATCCTTTAGATGCTTTTATGAATACTATGGTATTACCAGAGGTTGAGAAGCTTAGCAATAGTGCTCCTCCCCCAGCAGTGAATGATGGTATTGTGGATTCTAAAATGAATGGGGAAAGTGGTGACCAGCCAAAGAGAGGTTTTAATAAGGCCCTGGGTAGGATAATTCAAGGTgaagattctgattctgattatTCAGAACcaaaggatgatgatgatccaagTTTAGATGAAGACGATGAGGAGTTCATGAAGAGAGTAAAGAAGACAAAAGCAGAGAAATTGTCCCTTGTTGACCATTCAAAAATAGAGTATGAACCTTTCCGGAAGAACTTCTATATCGAAGTGAAGGATATATCTAGGATGACACAAGAAGAAGTTAACGCTTACAGAAAGGAATTGGAGCTGAAAGTTCATGGAAAAGATGTTCCAAGACCCATTAAGTCTTGGCACCAGACTGGGCTAACCACCAAAATTTTGGATACTATGAGGAAGCTTAATTATGAAAAGCCAATGCCTATTCAAACACAAGCACTCCCTATCATCATGAGTGGTCGAGACTGCATTGGGGTTGCAAAAACCGGTTCAGGTAAAACCCTTGGTTTTGTTTTGCCAATGCTGAGGCATATCAAAGATCAGCCTCCCGTTGATGCTGGCGAAGGGCCAATTGGGCTTGTAATGGCACCTACAAGGGAGCTTGTTCAGCAGATTCACAGTGATATCAGAAAGTTTTCTAAGCCATTGGGTATAAGATGTGTACCTGTCTATGGAGGATCAGGAGTTGCCCAGCAAATTAGTGAGCTTAAGCGAGGTACTGAGATTGTTGTGTGCACTCCTGGCAGAATGATTGATATCCTTTGTACAAGCAGTGGGAAAATCACTAATCTGCGAAGGGTCACATTTTTAGTAATGGATGAAGCTGATCGTATGTTTGACATGGGTTTTGAGCCCCAAATTACTCGTATTATTCAGAACATTCGACCTGAACGTCAAACTGTGCTCTTTTCTGCCACTTTTCCTCGCCAAGTTGAATCTTTGGCACGTAAAGTTTTGAACAAGCCTGTAGAAATTCAGGTTGGTGGAAGGAGTGTTGTGAATAAAGATATAACTCAGTTAGTTGAAGTCAGACCGGAGAGTGATAGGTTCTTTAGACTTCTGGAACTTCTTGGGGAATGGTATGAGAAAGGAAAAATTCTGATCTTCGTGCAGTCGCAGGAAAAGTGTGATGCCTTGTTTAAGGATATGATTAAACAAGGTTATCCTTGTCTATCTCTTCACGGGGGTAAGGATCAGACTGATCGTGAATCAACTATATCTGATTTTAAGAGCAATGTCTGTAATTTGTTGATTGCCACAAGTGTTGCGGCTAGGGGTCTAGATGTGAAAGAGCTTGAGTTGGTTGTGAACTTTGATGCACCGAACCACTATGAAGACTATGTACATCGCGTTGGCAGGACAGGCAGGGCAGGGCGGAAAGGCTGCGCTGTGACATTTATCTCTGAGGATGATGCGAAATATGCACCAGATTTGGTCAAGGCCCTGGAACTTTCTGAGCAGCCAGTGCCTGCTGATCTGAAAGCAATTGCTGATGGTTTCATGGCGAAAGTGAAACAGGGTATTGAGCAAGCTCATGGAACTGGCTATGGTGGTAGTGGCTTTAAATTCaacgaagaggaggaagaagttaGGAAAGCAGCAAAGAAAGCACAAGCGAAGGAGTATGGCTTTGAGGAAGACAAGTCTGACTCAGAAGATGAGAATGATGTTGTAAGAAAGGCAGGTGGTGGTGAGATTTCACAGCAGCAGGCTACTTTTGCTCAGATAGCCGCCATTGCTGCTGCTGCGAAAGCTGC AGCTGCTATTCCCGTGAATGTTCCTGTGACCGCTAACCAGTTACTGCCAAATGGTGGCGGGCTTCACGCCGTGCCAGGTGTCCTTCCACTTAATACTGTTCCTAGCCATCCTAGTGATGGGGCAGGCCGTGCTGCAGCCATGGTTGCTGCCATGAATTTGCAACATAACCTAGCAAAGATTCAAGCTGATGCAATGCCTGAACACTATGAAGCAGAACTCGAAATCAATGATTTCCCACAGAATGCTCGCTGGAAGGTCACCCACAAAGAAACTTTGGGTCCAATATCAGAGTGGACTGGAGCCGCCATTACCACTAGAGGTCAGTTTTATCCGCAAGGACGAATCCCTGGACCTGGGGAACGCAAACTCTACTTGTTCATTGAAGGGCCTTCTGAAAAATCTGTTAAGACAGCAAAAGTTGAACTCAAGCGTGTTCTTGAAGACATTACAAATCAGGCCATGTCACTTCCTGGAGGAGCACAACCCGGCAGATACTCGGTGATATAA
- the LOC104776215 gene encoding DEAD-box ATP-dependent RNA helicase 42-like isoform X2: MGEEKSKYRSEDMDLEEEEDDLKMNRRDRDRSKERKKDKGSEKRREKDRRKRRSERVKSSDSEDDYGRDDDDDEEREKRKEKERERRRRDKERAKRRSERRKSSDSDEDDEEDDERDNKRRSKERERGHREHERDRGKDRKRDRDREREERKEKEREREKDRERREREREEREKERVKERERREREDVERDRREREKERGSRRNRERERSREVGNEESDDDVKRDLKRRRRDSGERKEKEREKSVGRSSRHADGNGDSPRRKSVEEDGEKKEKKTREEELEDEQKKLDEEVEKRRRRVQEWQELKRKKEEAESDSKGDADGKEPKAGKAWTLDGESDDEGHPDEKSDTEMDIDGDTNPENGGDAKMVDLENETATTVPESGGDGAADEEEIDPLDAFMNTMVLPEVEKLSNSAPPPAVNDGIVDSKMNGESGDQPKRGFNKALGRIIQGEDSDSDYSEPKDDDDPSLDEDDEEFMKRVKKTKAEKLSLVDHSKIEYEPFRKNFYIEVKDISRMTQEEVNAYRKELELKVHGKDVPRPIKSWHQTGLTTKILDTMRKLNYEKPMPIQTQALPIIMSGRDCIGVAKTGSGKTLGFVLPMLRHIKDQPPVDAGEGPIGLVMAPTRELVQQIHSDIRKFSKPLGIRCVPVYGGSGVAQQISELKRGTEIVVCTPGRMIDILCTSSGKITNLRRVTFLVMDEADRMFDMGFEPQITRIIQNIRPERQTVLFSATFPRQVESLARKVLNKPVEIQVGGRSVVNKDITQLVEVRPESDRFFRLLELLGEWYEKGKILIFVQSQEKCDALFKDMIKQGYPCLSLHGGKDQTDRESTISDFKSNVCNLLIATSVAARGLDVKELELVVNFDAPNHYEDYVHRVGRTGRAGRKGCAVTFISEDDAKYAPDLVKALELSEQPVPADLKAIADGFMAKVKQGIEQAHGTGYGGSGFKFNEEEEEVRKAAKKAQAKEYGFEEDKSDSEDENDVVRKAGGGEISQQQATFAQIAAIAAAAKAAIPVNVPVTANQLLPNGGGLHAVPGVLPLNTVPSHPSDGAGRAAAMVAAMNLQHNLAKIQADAMPEHYEAELEINDFPQNARWKVTHKETLGPISEWTGAAITTRGQFYPQGRIPGPGERKLYLFIEGPSEKSVKTAKVELKRVLEDITNQAMSLPGGAQPGRYSVI, from the exons ATGGGGGAAGAGAAATCTAAGTACAGGAGCGAAGATATGGAtttagaggaggaggaggatgatttgAAGATGAATCGGCGAGATCGTGATCGGAGTAAGGAGCGGAAGAAGGATAAGGGTTCGGAGAAGCGCCGGGAGAAGGATAGACGGAAGAGACGGTCTGAGAGAGTTAAGAGTAGTGATTCTGAAGATGATTACggtagagatgatgatgatgatgaagagagggAGAAGCGTAAAGAGAAGGAGAGGGAGCGGAGACGGAGGGATAAGGAGAGGGCTAAGAGACGGTCTGAGAGAAGGAAGAGTAGTGATTCTGAtgaggacgatgaagaagatgatgagagggATAATAAACGCAGATCcaaggagagggagagaggacaTCGAGAACATGAGAGAGATAGAGGCAAAGATCGTAAAAgggatagagatagagagagggaggagagaaaggagaaggaaagagaaagggagaaggatagagagagaagggaaCGGGAACGAGAAGAGCGggagaaggagagagtgaaagaaagagagaggcgGGAACGGGAAGATGTTGAGAGGGATAGGAGAGAGCGTGAGAAAGAAAGGGGTAGTAGGAGGAACCGGGAAAGGGAAAGGTCACGAGAGGTTGGCAATgaagagagtgatgatgatgtcaaGCGTGACTTGAAGCGTAGAAGAAGAGATAGCGGAGAACGGAAGGAGAAAGAGCGTGAAAAGAGTGTTGGTAGATCCAGCAGGCATGCAGATGGCAACGGAGATAGTCCAAGGAGAAAGAGTGTCGAGGAGGAtggtgaaaagaaagagaagaaaacccgAGAAGAAGAACTAGAGGATGAGCAGAAGAAGCTGGATGAGGAGGTGGAAAAACGGAGGAGAAGAGTTCAGGAGTGGCAAgaattgaagagaaaaaaggaGGAAGCTGAAAGTGATAGTAAGGGTGATGCAGATGGTAAAGAGCCCAAGGCCGGTAAGGCTTGGACTCTTGATGGAGAATCTGATGATGAAGGCCATCCGGATGAAAAATCAGATACAGAAATGGATATTGATGGGGACACTAATCCTGAAAATGGTGGAGATGCCAAGATGGTAGACTTGGAGAATGAGACAGCTACTACTGTCCCTGAGAGTGGAGGTGACGGAGCTGCAGACGAAGAGGAGATTGATCCTTTAGATGCTTTTATGAATACTATGGTATTACCAGAGGTTGAGAAGCTTAGCAATAGTGCTCCTCCCCCAGCAGTGAATGATGGTATTGTGGATTCTAAAATGAATGGGGAAAGTGGTGACCAGCCAAAGAGAGGTTTTAATAAGGCCCTGGGTAGGATAATTCAAGGTgaagattctgattctgattatTCAGAACcaaaggatgatgatgatccaagTTTAGATGAAGACGATGAGGAGTTCATGAAGAGAGTAAAGAAGACAAAAGCAGAGAAATTGTCCCTTGTTGACCATTCAAAAATAGAGTATGAACCTTTCCGGAAGAACTTCTATATCGAAGTGAAGGATATATCTAGGATGACACAAGAAGAAGTTAACGCTTACAGAAAGGAATTGGAGCTGAAAGTTCATGGAAAAGATGTTCCAAGACCCATTAAGTCTTGGCACCAGACTGGGCTAACCACCAAAATTTTGGATACTATGAGGAAGCTTAATTATGAAAAGCCAATGCCTATTCAAACACAAGCACTCCCTATCATCATGAGTGGTCGAGACTGCATTGGGGTTGCAAAAACCGGTTCAGGTAAAACCCTTGGTTTTGTTTTGCCAATGCTGAGGCATATCAAAGATCAGCCTCCCGTTGATGCTGGCGAAGGGCCAATTGGGCTTGTAATGGCACCTACAAGGGAGCTTGTTCAGCAGATTCACAGTGATATCAGAAAGTTTTCTAAGCCATTGGGTATAAGATGTGTACCTGTCTATGGAGGATCAGGAGTTGCCCAGCAAATTAGTGAGCTTAAGCGAGGTACTGAGATTGTTGTGTGCACTCCTGGCAGAATGATTGATATCCTTTGTACAAGCAGTGGGAAAATCACTAATCTGCGAAGGGTCACATTTTTAGTAATGGATGAAGCTGATCGTATGTTTGACATGGGTTTTGAGCCCCAAATTACTCGTATTATTCAGAACATTCGACCTGAACGTCAAACTGTGCTCTTTTCTGCCACTTTTCCTCGCCAAGTTGAATCTTTGGCACGTAAAGTTTTGAACAAGCCTGTAGAAATTCAGGTTGGTGGAAGGAGTGTTGTGAATAAAGATATAACTCAGTTAGTTGAAGTCAGACCGGAGAGTGATAGGTTCTTTAGACTTCTGGAACTTCTTGGGGAATGGTATGAGAAAGGAAAAATTCTGATCTTCGTGCAGTCGCAGGAAAAGTGTGATGCCTTGTTTAAGGATATGATTAAACAAGGTTATCCTTGTCTATCTCTTCACGGGGGTAAGGATCAGACTGATCGTGAATCAACTATATCTGATTTTAAGAGCAATGTCTGTAATTTGTTGATTGCCACAAGTGTTGCGGCTAGGGGTCTAGATGTGAAAGAGCTTGAGTTGGTTGTGAACTTTGATGCACCGAACCACTATGAAGACTATGTACATCGCGTTGGCAGGACAGGCAGGGCAGGGCGGAAAGGCTGCGCTGTGACATTTATCTCTGAGGATGATGCGAAATATGCACCAGATTTGGTCAAGGCCCTGGAACTTTCTGAGCAGCCAGTGCCTGCTGATCTGAAAGCAATTGCTGATGGTTTCATGGCGAAAGTGAAACAGGGTATTGAGCAAGCTCATGGAACTGGCTATGGTGGTAGTGGCTTTAAATTCaacgaagaggaggaagaagttaGGAAAGCAGCAAAGAAAGCACAAGCGAAGGAGTATGGCTTTGAGGAAGACAAGTCTGACTCAGAAGATGAGAATGATGTTGTAAGAAAGGCAGGTGGTGGTGAGATTTCACAGCAGCAGGCTACTTTTGCTCAGATAGCCGCCATTGCTGCTGCTGCGAAAGCTGCTATTCCCGTGAATGTTCCTGTGACCGCTAACCAGTTACTGCCAAATGGTGGCGGGCTTCACGCCGTGCCAGGTGTCCTTCCACTTAATACTGTTCCTAGCCATCCTAGTGATGGGGCAGGCCGTGCTGCAGCCATGGTTGCTGCCATGAATTTGCAACATAACCTAGCAAAGATTCAAGCTGATGCAATGCCTGAACACTATGAAGCAGAACTCGAAATCAATGATTTCCCACAGAATGCTCGCTGGAAGGTCACCCACAAAGAAACTTTGGGTCCAATATCAGAGTGGACTGGAGCCGCCATTACCACTAGAGGTCAGTTTTATCCGCAAGGACGAATCCCTGGACCTGGGGAACGCAAACTCTACTTGTTCATTGAAGGGCCTTCTGAAAAATCTGTTAAGACAGCAAAAGTTGAACTCAAGCGTGTTCTTGAAGAC ATTACAAATCAGGCCATGTCACTTCCTGGAGGAGCACAACCCGGCAGATACTCGGTGATATAA